One window from the genome of Pseudomonas sp. L5B5 encodes:
- a CDS encoding aryl-sulfate sulfotransferase, protein MLRLDTALPLLLSTVLLAAAVQAAPSVYPTGVTRYDPAKAHNQYVIFSGADKQTHLIDMNGNEVKNWPQAGFPSAIIDPQQVGGERGRVLLQLKDKDPGPLGSAGNGLGNQSVGELDWNGQVLWQWGDQAPGGAAQQHHDQRRLSNGNTLVLANKVHKVAGFKVPQVIDDAIYEVSPDGQVKWQWLASEHLKEFGFTAAQLKLVYGTDNPDYLHINNLSVVGPNQWFDAGDKRFAPDNLLIDSRNANFIAILDKHSGKVVWRLGPNLLPINPKTAAKVPRPVDQFVGQHDAHIIPAGLPGAGHLLVFDNQGTAGYPSVPLGLIAGSRVLEIDPIKNEIVWQYSAASSRQPGWAFYSSFISSARRLPNGNTLIDEGMNGRFFQVTAGGEIVWEYVSPYLGKAPGSDAVSNWVYRALPVSYDWVPEGTPRSETAVSVPASGLKQVGASAGI, encoded by the coding sequence ATGTTGCGCCTCGACACCGCGTTGCCCCTGCTGCTGTCCACCGTTTTGCTGGCTGCGGCGGTGCAGGCCGCGCCCAGCGTCTACCCCACCGGAGTCACCCGCTACGACCCGGCCAAGGCCCATAACCAGTACGTGATCTTCAGTGGTGCCGATAAACAGACTCACCTGATCGACATGAACGGCAACGAGGTGAAGAACTGGCCCCAGGCTGGCTTCCCATCGGCGATCATCGACCCGCAACAGGTGGGCGGCGAGCGCGGCCGGGTACTGTTGCAGCTCAAGGACAAGGACCCCGGCCCGCTCGGTTCTGCCGGCAACGGCCTGGGCAACCAGAGCGTCGGTGAGCTGGACTGGAACGGCCAGGTGCTCTGGCAATGGGGCGACCAGGCTCCGGGTGGCGCTGCCCAGCAGCACCACGATCAGCGCCGCCTGAGCAACGGCAACACCCTGGTGCTGGCCAACAAGGTGCACAAGGTGGCGGGGTTCAAGGTGCCCCAGGTGATCGATGATGCGATCTACGAAGTCAGCCCCGACGGCCAGGTCAAATGGCAGTGGCTGGCCTCCGAGCACCTCAAGGAGTTCGGCTTCACTGCCGCCCAGTTGAAGCTGGTGTACGGCACCGACAACCCGGACTACTTGCACATCAACAACCTCAGCGTGGTGGGCCCCAATCAGTGGTTCGACGCCGGTGATAAACGCTTCGCCCCGGACAACCTGCTGATCGATTCACGTAACGCCAACTTCATCGCCATCCTCGACAAGCACAGTGGCAAGGTGGTCTGGCGCCTGGGGCCGAACCTGTTGCCGATCAACCCCAAGACCGCCGCCAAGGTGCCGCGTCCGGTGGACCAGTTCGTCGGCCAGCATGACGCCCACATCATCCCCGCCGGCTTGCCGGGTGCCGGGCACTTGCTGGTGTTCGACAACCAGGGCACGGCCGGTTACCCCTCGGTGCCCCTGGGGCTGATCGCCGGCTCCCGGGTGCTGGAGATCGACCCGATCAAGAATGAAATCGTCTGGCAGTACAGCGCCGCCAGTTCCCGGCAGCCGGGCTGGGCTTTCTACAGCTCGTTCATCAGCAGCGCACGGCGTTTGCCCAACGGCAACACACTGATCGACGAAGGCATGAACGGGCGTTTCTTCCAGGTCACGGCTGGCGGCGAGATTGTCTGGGAATACGTCAGCCCTTACCTGGGCAAGGCCCCGGGCAGCGACGCAGTGAGCAACTGGGTGTACCGCGCGCTGCCGGTGAGCTACGACTGGGTGCCCGAGGGCACACCGCGTTCGGAGACTGCGGTGAGCGTGCCGGCGTCGGGTCTGAAACAGGTCGGTGCCAGTGCGGGAATCTGA